One window from the genome of Palaemon carinicauda isolate YSFRI2023 chromosome 24, ASM3689809v2, whole genome shotgun sequence encodes:
- the MCTS1 gene encoding malignant T-cell-amplified sequence 1: protein MFKKFDEKESVSGTQQLKSSVQKGIRNKLLESFPSLGEYFDRVLPKKEVFRIVKCHEHIELLVRNDGELLFFKQREGPWMPTLKLLHKYPFMLPWMQVDKGAIRFILSGANIMCPGLTSPGAKMSKVDQNSVVAVMAEGKQHALCVGITSLSSDDIAKTNKGVGIENCHYLNDGLWYMKPVK from the exons gTTTGATGAAAAGGAATCAGTTTCAGGCACACAGCAGTTGAAATCCTCAGTGCAGAAAGGAATAAGAAATAAACTATTAGAGTCGTTTCCTTCTCTTGGTGAATACTTTGATAGAGTTCTACCAAAAAAGGAAGTTTTTAGGATTGTTAAATG CCATGAGCACATAGAATTGCTAGTACGAAATGATGGAGAGCTGCTATTCTTCAAACAGAGAGAAGGACCATGGATGCCAACATTAAAGTTACTGCATAAAT ATCCATTTATGCTGCCATGGATGCAAGTGGACAAAGGTGCCATTCGTTTTATATTAAGCGGTGCTAATATAATGTGTCCAGGACTCACATCACCAGGTGCTAAGATGTCCAAAGTAGACCAAAACTCGGTTGTAGCTGTGATGGCTGAAGGGAAACAGCATGCCTTGTGTGTTGGAATTACATCTTTGTCTTCAGATGACATAGCAAAGACTAACAAAGGTGTAGGTATTGAAAATTGTCATTACCTTAATGATGGCTTGTGGTATATGAAACCCGTCAAGTAA